Proteins from one Belonocnema kinseyi isolate 2016_QV_RU_SX_M_011 chromosome 8, B_treatae_v1, whole genome shotgun sequence genomic window:
- the LOC117179174 gene encoding tubulin beta chain-like — MREIVHIQVGQCGNQIGAKFWEVISDEHGIDPNGSYHGDSELQLERINVYYNEAAGSKYVPRAILVDLEPGTMDSVRSGPFGQIFRPDNFVFGQSGAGNNWAKGHYTEGAELIDSVLDVVRKEAEGCDCLQGFQVTHSLGGGTGSGMGTLLIYKIREEYPDRIMSTFSVVPSPKVSDTVVEPYNATLSVHQLVENSDQAYCIDNEALYDICFRTLKLTTPTYGDLNHLVSATMSGVTTCLRFPGQLNADLRKLAVNMVPFPRLHFFMPGFAPLTSRGSQQYRALSVSELTQQMFDAKNMMAACHPRHGRYLTVAAIFRGRMSMKEVDEQMLNIQNKNSSYFVEWIPNNVKTAVCDIPPRGLKMSATFIGNSTSIQELFKRISEQFTAMFRRKAFLHWYTGEGMDEMEFTEAESNMNDLVSEYQQYQEATADDEGDYDEEELEE, encoded by the exons ATGCGTGAGATTGTGCACATCCAGGTCGGGCAGTGTGGTAACCAGATCGGTGCCAAG ttctGGGAGGTCATCTCAGACGAGCATGGAATCGATCCAAATGGTTCCTACCACGGAGATTCCGAACTGCAACTCGAGAGGATCAACGTCTACTACAACGAGGCAGCTGGCAGCAAATATGTCCCTCGAGCAATCCTCGTTGACCTTGAACCGGGTACCATGGATTCCGTTCGTTCCGGGCCCTTCGGTCAAATTTTCCGGCCGGACAATTTCGTCTTCGGTCAATCCGGAGCCGGAAACAACTGGGCCAAAGGTCACTACACCGAAGGAGCCGAATTAATCGACTCAGTCCTTGATGTCGTCCGAAAAGAAGCTGAAGGTTGCGACTGTCTCCAAGGCTTCCAAGTGACCCACTCTCTCGGGGGTGGCACCGGATCCGGAATGGGGACCCTGCTCATCTACAAAATCCGGGAAGAATACCCCGACAGAATAATGTCCACCTTTTCGGTTGTACCTTCTCCAAAAGTATCAGACACTGTTGTTGAACCCTACAATGCGACCTTGTCAGTTCATCAACTTGTGGAAAATTCAGACCAGGCCTACTGCATTGACAATGAAGCCCTTTATGATATTTGCTTCAGGACTCTGAAGCTCACGACTCCAACTTATG GTGACTTGAACCATCTCGTATCAGCCACCATGTCAGGGGTCACAACTTGTTTGAGGTTCCCAGGACAATTGAACGCTGACCTCAGAAAATTAGCGGTCAACATGGTTCCATTTCCGAGACTGCATTTTTTCATGCCAGGATTTGCACCACTGACATCTCGTGGGAGCCAACAATACAGAGCATTGTCAGTTTCTGAATTAACTCAGCAGATGTTTGATGCAAAAAATATGATGGCAGCTTGCCACCCAAGACATGGAAGGTACCTAACTGTTGCGGCAATCTTTAGAGGAAGGATGTCCATGAAGGAAGTTGATGAGCagatgttaaatattcaaaataagaaCAGCTCCTACTTTGTTGAATGGATTCCTAACAATGTGAAGACAGCCGTTTGCGATATTCCACCCAGAGGACTGAAGATGTCTGCAACCTTTATTGGAAACTCGACATCAATTCAGGAATTGTTTAAGAGGATATCAGAGCAATTTACAGCTATGTTTAGGAGAAAGGCCTTTTTGCATTGGTACACTGGAGAAGGAATGGATGAGATGGAATTTACGGAAGCAGAATCCAACATGAATGATTTAGTTTCAGAGTATCAACAATATCAGGAAGCAACTGCTGATGATGAGGGCGACTACGACGAGGAGGAGCTTGAAGAATAA